A window from Pokkaliibacter sp. MBI-7 encodes these proteins:
- the metG gene encoding methionine--tRNA ligase — translation MSDATRKILVTSALPYANGSLHLGHLLEQIQTDIWVRFQKLRGHNCTYVCADDAHGTAIMLKAEQMGITPEALIDEVNAEHRQDTADFLVRFDNYYSTHSPENKHYSELIYNRLKAKGHIAERTIVQAYDPVKNLFLADRFIKGTCPRCKAEDQYGDNCEACGATYTPAELINPRSAISGATPVNKESTHFFFKLPEFDAFLKEWTRSGTLQNEVANKLAEWLESGLQEWDISRDAPYFGFEIPGEKDKFFYVWLDAPIGYMASFQDYCNREGVDFDEFWNKDSKAELYHFIGKDIISFHSLFWPSMLHAADFRTPTAVNAHGFLTVNGKKMSKSRGTFIKARTYLDHLDPEYLRYYFAAKLTSSVDDLDLNLEDFVQRVNSDLVGKVVNIASRCAGFISKKFDGALADTDAAPELTAEFQAAAETIAQYYEKREYGRAIRDIMALADKANQYIADKAPWVLAKQEGMEAEVQAVCTAGINLFRLLIVYLKPVLPQLAERSEAFLQDQLNWASAETLLLGSRISTFTALLTRVEMDKVNAMIDASKEEQAAATAPAVKGPLAEEPIAETIDIADFAKLDLRVALIAKAEHVEGAEKLLRLTLDLGGETRNVFSGIKSAYKPEDLEGKLTIMIANLAPRKMKFGLSEGMVLAAGPGGKDIWLLEPHTGAQPGMRIK, via the coding sequence ATGTCTGACGCTACTCGCAAGATTCTTGTCACCAGTGCGCTGCCCTACGCCAATGGTTCCCTGCATCTGGGCCACCTGCTGGAACAGATCCAAACTGACATCTGGGTTCGCTTCCAGAAACTCCGTGGTCATAACTGCACCTACGTCTGTGCGGACGATGCGCATGGCACCGCCATCATGCTCAAGGCTGAGCAAATGGGGATCACACCGGAAGCCCTGATTGACGAGGTGAATGCAGAGCATCGCCAGGATACCGCTGACTTTCTGGTGCGCTTCGATAATTACTACTCGACTCATTCGCCCGAGAACAAGCACTACTCAGAGCTGATCTACAATCGCCTGAAGGCCAAGGGCCATATCGCTGAACGCACTATCGTGCAGGCTTATGACCCGGTGAAGAACCTGTTCCTCGCCGATCGCTTTATCAAAGGCACCTGCCCACGCTGCAAAGCTGAGGATCAGTACGGTGACAACTGCGAAGCCTGCGGCGCGACCTACACCCCGGCAGAACTGATCAACCCACGCTCAGCCATCTCTGGCGCCACGCCGGTGAACAAGGAGTCCACGCACTTCTTCTTCAAGCTGCCTGAGTTTGACGCCTTCCTGAAGGAATGGACGCGTAGCGGCACCCTGCAGAACGAAGTGGCCAACAAGCTGGCTGAATGGCTGGAAAGCGGCCTGCAGGAGTGGGACATCAGCCGTGATGCGCCCTACTTCGGTTTTGAAATCCCCGGCGAGAAAGACAAATTCTTCTACGTCTGGCTGGATGCACCTATCGGTTACATGGCCAGTTTCCAGGACTACTGCAACCGTGAAGGTGTCGACTTCGACGAGTTCTGGAATAAGGACTCCAAAGCCGAGCTGTATCACTTCATCGGTAAGGACATCATCAGTTTCCATTCGCTGTTCTGGCCATCCATGCTGCATGCGGCTGACTTCCGTACCCCTACAGCAGTCAATGCGCACGGTTTCCTGACCGTTAACGGCAAGAAGATGTCCAAGTCACGCGGCACCTTTATCAAGGCCCGTACTTATCTGGATCACCTTGACCCTGAATACCTGCGTTATTACTTCGCGGCCAAGCTGACCTCCAGCGTCGATGACCTCGACCTGAACCTGGAAGACTTCGTACAGCGGGTAAACAGTGATCTGGTCGGCAAGGTGGTCAATATTGCCAGCCGCTGTGCAGGCTTTATCAGCAAGAAATTCGATGGCGCACTGGCCGATACCGACGCAGCTCCCGAGTTGACCGCCGAGTTCCAGGCCGCAGCCGAAACCATCGCTCAGTACTATGAGAAGCGGGAATACGGTCGTGCCATCCGCGACATCATGGCGCTGGCTGACAAGGCCAACCAGTACATCGCAGACAAAGCGCCCTGGGTGCTGGCCAAGCAGGAAGGCATGGAAGCGGAAGTGCAGGCCGTCTGCACCGCAGGCATCAACCTGTTCCGTCTGCTGATTGTTTACCTCAAGCCGGTGCTGCCGCAGCTGGCCGAACGCTCCGAAGCCTTCCTGCAGGATCAGCTGAACTGGGCCAGTGCTGAGACACTGCTGTTGGGCAGCCGTATCAGCACCTTCACCGCCCTGCTGACCCGCGTAGAGATGGATAAGGTCAATGCCATGATCGATGCATCCAAAGAAGAGCAGGCGGCAGCAACTGCACCGGCCGTCAAAGGGCCACTGGCAGAAGAACCCATTGCCGAGACCATCGACATTGCTGACTTTGCCAAGCTGGATCTGCGTGTAGCCCTGATCGCCAAGGCCGAACACGTTGAAGGCGCAGAAAAACTGCTGCGCCTGACGCTGGATCTGGGCGGCGAAACCCGCAATGTCTTCTCCGGTATCAAGTCGGCCTACAAGCCTGAAGATCTGGAAGGCAAACTGACCATCATGATCGCCAACCTGGCTCCCCGGAAGATGAAGTTCGGTCTGTCGGAAGGCATGGTGCTGGCGGCAGGCCCCGGCGGTAAGGACATTTGGTTGCTGGAGCCCCATACCGGCGCCCAGCCAGGAATGCGGATCAAGTAA
- the rsxB gene encoding electron transport complex subunit RsxB, producing the protein MSLIVYAIIALLGLALVFGAVLGYAAIRFKVEGNPIVEQIDSLLPQTQCGQCGYPGCRPYAEAIAGGDAINKCPPGGQSTIDSLADLLGVEAVPLDSEHGVEKPRSIAYIREDECIGCTKCIQACPVDAILGAAKQMHTVISSECTGCDLCVEPCPVDCIDMIPIETTVENWSWPAPPAPEQLIITDRGRGQAA; encoded by the coding sequence ATGAGTCTGATTGTTTATGCCATTATTGCTCTGCTGGGGCTGGCGCTGGTGTTTGGCGCGGTGCTTGGCTACGCCGCTATTCGATTCAAGGTGGAAGGCAACCCCATCGTCGAGCAGATCGACTCCCTCTTGCCACAAACCCAGTGTGGTCAGTGTGGCTATCCCGGCTGCCGTCCTTACGCTGAGGCGATTGCTGGCGGTGATGCCATCAACAAATGCCCACCGGGTGGCCAGTCCACCATCGACTCACTGGCTGATCTGCTGGGTGTAGAGGCGGTACCACTAGACTCCGAGCACGGTGTGGAGAAGCCTCGCTCCATTGCCTACATCCGTGAAGATGAATGTATAGGCTGTACCAAATGCATACAGGCCTGTCCGGTCGATGCCATTCTCGGTGCAGCCAAACAGATGCACACAGTCATCAGCAGTGAATGCACCGGTTGTGATCTGTGTGTCGAACCCTGCCCTGTTGACTGTATAGATATGATCCCCATCGAGACCACTGTGGAAAACTGGTCATGGCCGGCGCCACCAGCCCCCGAACAACTGATCATCACTGATCGTGGAAGGGGACAGGCGGCATGA
- the rsxC gene encoding electron transport complex subunit RsxC, whose protein sequence is MGLNSTAPAQQVTTALRIWDFNGGVHPPENKTQSTTLPIAQPPLPSRLILPLKQHAGAAAEPIVQVGDKVLKGQMLAEPFGRVSAAVHAPTSGTIVAIAPFAVPHPSGMQDLCIHLQPDGQDTWGERQRLDDYRHESRETVLSYLRNAGVAGLGGAGFPTDVKLNTPDHHPIDTLILNGAECEPYITADDMLMRERADEVIRGGEILAWLLGNPKIVIGIEDNKPEAIAAMREAASRCLVPVEIGVVPTKYPSGGAKQLTYLLTGKEVPSSGRSSEIGVVCCNVGTAAAAFRAVYLGEPLISRVTTLTGQALQQARNVDALIGTPVDELLAFAGLQPQQLGKLVMGGPMMGFPLNDLSIPVTKLTNCLIASTPAEFPAAPPAQACIRCGLCEQACPADLLPQQLYWFAKAKEYEKAQQFNLFDCIECGACAYVCPSFIPLVQYYRHAKDDIRKESQEQQKAEHARLRFEARQARLQRELDEKEAKRKARAEEAAKAQSARQQPAAVTAPAAPPAAVESDIKALKTAAAIARTKVKKAEKALAAAQQAGEHTAELEQELNQLTAASQAAEQALAQAEQSATAAAPVQATADIKQLKIDAAITRTKAKKAEKALAAARESGEGDVAQLEAECNQLNAIAQQAERALQQAEQAPVAAAPVQPAADIKQLKIDAAITRTKAKKAEKALAAARESGEGDMAQLEADFNQLNAIAQQAEQALRQAEQAPVAAAPVQPAADIKQLKIDAAITRTKAKKAEKALAAARESGEGDMAQLEADFNQLNHVAQQAEKALQQAESGATATEAATVAVKDLKTLKTEAAVARTKLKKAEQALKNAEEKGLDGCEPLRDTVRQLQQKADEAQQALEQAESGSTTADVPVPAAPAADIKQLKINAAMANAALKKAERALSQAEAEGGDISTLQAAVEQAKVQAEQASQALTAAQG, encoded by the coding sequence ATGGGACTGAACAGCACTGCACCAGCACAGCAGGTGACCACCGCATTACGTATCTGGGATTTCAACGGTGGCGTACATCCTCCCGAGAACAAGACCCAGTCGACCACTCTGCCGATTGCGCAGCCTCCGTTACCCTCGCGCCTGATCCTGCCATTGAAGCAGCATGCCGGAGCGGCGGCTGAACCCATCGTGCAGGTCGGCGACAAAGTGCTCAAAGGTCAGATGCTTGCCGAGCCCTTCGGCCGCGTCAGTGCCGCAGTACACGCTCCCACCTCGGGCACTATTGTGGCTATTGCGCCTTTTGCCGTACCCCACCCCTCTGGCATGCAGGACCTGTGCATCCATCTGCAACCTGACGGTCAGGACACCTGGGGTGAGCGCCAGCGGCTGGATGATTACCGCCATGAGTCGCGGGAAACCGTACTGAGCTACCTGCGCAATGCCGGTGTAGCAGGCCTTGGCGGAGCGGGCTTCCCGACCGATGTGAAGCTCAACACCCCCGACCACCACCCCATCGACACCCTGATTCTGAATGGTGCCGAATGTGAGCCGTACATCACTGCTGACGACATGCTGATGCGTGAGCGCGCTGACGAAGTGATTCGTGGCGGCGAGATACTGGCCTGGCTACTGGGCAACCCGAAAATTGTTATCGGTATTGAAGACAACAAGCCTGAAGCCATTGCCGCCATGCGCGAAGCGGCCAGTCGTTGCCTGGTGCCGGTTGAGATCGGTGTGGTCCCTACCAAATACCCTTCCGGTGGTGCCAAGCAGCTGACATACCTGCTGACCGGCAAGGAAGTCCCGAGCTCCGGCCGCTCGTCCGAGATTGGCGTGGTCTGCTGTAACGTCGGTACCGCCGCTGCCGCCTTTCGCGCAGTTTATCTTGGCGAACCACTGATCAGTCGGGTGACCACCCTGACCGGTCAGGCGCTGCAGCAAGCTCGCAATGTCGACGCGCTGATCGGCACCCCAGTTGATGAACTGCTGGCCTTCGCTGGACTGCAGCCTCAGCAGCTGGGCAAACTGGTGATGGGCGGCCCGATGATGGGCTTCCCCCTCAATGACCTGAGCATCCCGGTTACCAAGCTGACTAACTGCCTGATCGCCTCCACCCCGGCAGAGTTTCCAGCTGCGCCACCCGCTCAGGCGTGCATTCGCTGTGGTCTTTGTGAACAGGCCTGCCCGGCCGATCTGCTACCGCAGCAACTGTATTGGTTTGCCAAGGCTAAAGAATACGAAAAGGCGCAGCAGTTCAATCTGTTTGACTGTATTGAATGCGGTGCCTGTGCGTATGTCTGCCCAAGCTTTATTCCGCTGGTACAGTACTATCGCCATGCCAAGGATGACATCCGCAAGGAAAGTCAGGAGCAGCAAAAAGCGGAACATGCCCGTCTGCGCTTTGAAGCACGTCAGGCTCGACTGCAACGCGAGCTGGATGAGAAAGAAGCCAAACGCAAGGCCCGTGCCGAAGAGGCCGCCAAAGCTCAGTCAGCCCGCCAGCAACCTGCAGCGGTGACCGCACCAGCAGCGCCGCCAGCCGCGGTAGAAAGTGACATCAAAGCACTGAAGACAGCCGCCGCTATCGCGCGCACCAAGGTGAAGAAGGCGGAAAAAGCACTGGCTGCTGCACAGCAGGCAGGCGAGCATACCGCTGAGCTGGAGCAGGAACTGAACCAGCTGACCGCCGCCAGCCAGGCTGCGGAACAGGCACTGGCTCAGGCCGAGCAGAGTGCTACGGCAGCAGCACCGGTTCAGGCTACTGCTGACATCAAGCAACTGAAGATTGATGCTGCCATTACCCGCACCAAAGCGAAGAAAGCCGAGAAAGCACTGGCTGCCGCCCGGGAAAGTGGTGAGGGCGATGTGGCTCAGCTGGAAGCCGAATGCAATCAGCTGAATGCCATTGCGCAACAGGCCGAGCGCGCCTTGCAGCAGGCTGAGCAGGCACCGGTCGCAGCCGCCCCGGTACAGCCCGCGGCAGACATCAAACAGCTGAAAATTGATGCCGCCATTACCCGTACCAAAGCGAAAAAAGCCGAGAAAGCACTGGCTGCCGCCCGGGAAAGTGGGGAAGGTGATATGGCTCAGCTGGAAGCCGACTTCAATCAGCTGAATGCCATTGCGCAACAGGCAGAGCAAGCCTTGCGGCAGGCAGAACAGGCACCGGTCGCAGCCGCCCCGGTACAGCCCGCGGCAGACATCAAACAGCTGAAAATTGATGCCGCCATTACCCGTACCAAAGCGAAAAAAGCCGAGAAAGCACTGGCTGCCGCCCGGGAAAGTGGTGAAGGTGATATGGCTCAGCTGGAAGCCGACTTCAATCAGCTGAACCATGTCGCACAACAGGCAGAAAAGGCATTACAACAGGCGGAGTCGGGAGCAACAGCGACTGAAGCTGCCACTGTTGCGGTCAAGGATCTCAAGACCCTGAAAACGGAAGCGGCTGTTGCCCGTACCAAGCTGAAGAAGGCTGAGCAGGCATTAAAGAATGCCGAAGAAAAAGGCCTGGATGGCTGCGAGCCACTGCGCGATACCGTCAGGCAGTTGCAGCAGAAAGCCGACGAAGCCCAGCAGGCTCTGGAACAGGCGGAAAGCGGCAGTACGACGGCCGACGTGCCTGTGCCTGCTGCACCTGCCGCCGATATCAAACAGCTGAAGATCAATGCCGCAATGGCCAATGCTGCGCTGAAAAAAGCCGAGCGGGCCTTGAGTCAGGCTGAAGCAGAAGGGGGCGACATCAGCACCCTGCAGGCGGCCGTTGAACAGGCCAAAGTACAGGCAGAACAGGCCAGTCAGGCACTGACTGCTGCACAGGGTTGA
- the rsxG gene encoding electron transport complex subunit RsxG — protein MLIDSIRRNSIGLGIFAVITAGTIALTQTLTAPRIEANKLSAATKALDEMVPAAKHDSPFFKHVITLPAGTLGNEHAAEVLQSVLQGQVNAVFLPVVTHKGYSGDIRIIVGVWSNGDLAGVRVVEHKETPGLGDKIETRKSSWIENFTGKSLANTTGEQWHVKKDGGEFDQFTGATITPRAVVGAIHDALEYFQANKGQLLTLAGATK, from the coding sequence ATGCTGATTGATTCCATTAGACGTAACAGTATCGGCCTGGGTATTTTCGCGGTCATTACCGCTGGGACAATTGCCCTGACCCAGACCCTGACGGCACCGCGCATTGAAGCGAACAAACTGTCAGCGGCAACCAAGGCGCTGGATGAAATGGTCCCTGCGGCCAAACATGACAGCCCCTTCTTCAAGCATGTCATTACCCTGCCGGCCGGCACTCTGGGTAATGAGCACGCCGCTGAAGTGCTGCAGTCTGTGCTGCAAGGGCAGGTCAATGCCGTATTTCTGCCGGTGGTGACGCACAAAGGCTACAGTGGTGACATTCGCATCATCGTCGGCGTGTGGTCCAACGGTGATCTGGCCGGCGTCCGCGTAGTAGAGCACAAGGAAACCCCGGGGCTGGGAGACAAAATCGAAACCCGCAAATCCAGCTGGATCGAAAACTTTACGGGTAAATCGCTGGCCAATACCACGGGCGAACAGTGGCATGTCAAGAAAGACGGCGGCGAGTTTGATCAGTTTACCGGGGCAACCATTACCCCCCGAGCGGTTGTCGGTGCTATTCACGATGCATTGGAATATTTTCAGGCTAACAAGGGTCAGCTGCTGACCCTGGCAGGAGCCACAAAATAA
- the nth gene encoding endonuclease III codes for MNKIKRLEIFTRLRDDNPHPTTELNYSTPFELLIAVLLSAQATDVSVNKATARLFPVANTPQAMLDLGVDGIREYIKTIGLFNSKAENVIKTCRILLENYQGEVPPVREALESLPGVGRKTANVVLNTAFGQPTIAVDTHIFRVSNRTGIAPGKDVVEVEDKLMRHVPREFRLDAHHWLILHGRYVCVARKPRCGACIIADLCEFKEKTEI; via the coding sequence ATGAATAAAATTAAACGTCTGGAAATTTTTACCCGCCTGCGCGACGACAACCCCCACCCCACCACAGAACTGAACTACAGCACGCCCTTTGAGCTGCTGATTGCCGTACTACTGTCAGCCCAGGCCACTGATGTCAGCGTCAACAAGGCCACTGCCCGGCTGTTTCCTGTCGCCAATACTCCTCAGGCCATGCTGGATCTTGGGGTTGATGGCATCAGGGAATACATCAAGACCATCGGCCTGTTTAACAGCAAGGCCGAGAATGTCATCAAAACCTGCCGTATTTTGCTGGAGAATTATCAGGGGGAAGTCCCTCCTGTACGCGAGGCACTTGAATCACTGCCGGGAGTGGGCCGCAAAACAGCCAATGTGGTGCTGAACACCGCCTTTGGCCAGCCAACTATCGCGGTAGATACCCATATTTTCCGCGTCTCCAACCGCACAGGCATTGCCCCCGGCAAAGATGTGGTGGAGGTCGAAGACAAGCTGATGCGTCATGTACCACGGGAATTCCGCCTGGATGCCCATCACTGGCTGATCCTGCATGGTCGCTATGTCTGCGTGGCCCGAAAACCACGCTGTGGCGCCTGTATCATTGCCGATCTGTGTGAGTTCAAAGAGAAAACTGAAATATAA
- the rsxA gene encoding electron transport complex subunit RsxA, with product MSDLALILVSTILVNNFVLVQFLGLCPFMGVSNKLETAMGMSLATTFVLTLSSLCSYLTYTYILAPLGLGYLKTIAFILVIAVVVQFTEMVVRKTSPVLYKVLGIFLPLITTNCAVLGVALLNINKQNSLVESVFYGFGAAVGFSLVLILFAAMRERIAVADVPLPFRGAAISMITAGLISLAFLGFTGLVQI from the coding sequence ATGTCTGATCTTGCCCTGATCCTCGTCAGCACGATCCTGGTCAACAACTTTGTACTGGTGCAGTTCCTCGGTCTGTGCCCGTTCATGGGCGTTTCCAACAAGCTGGAAACCGCCATGGGTATGTCACTGGCCACCACCTTTGTCCTGACCCTGTCCTCCCTGTGCAGCTATCTGACCTACACCTACATTCTGGCGCCACTGGGTCTGGGCTACCTGAAAACCATCGCCTTTATTCTGGTGATCGCCGTGGTGGTGCAGTTCACCGAGATGGTGGTGCGTAAAACCAGCCCGGTGCTGTACAAGGTGCTGGGGATCTTCCTGCCACTGATTACCACCAACTGTGCCGTACTCGGTGTGGCATTACTGAACATCAACAAACAGAACTCACTGGTGGAATCCGTGTTCTACGGCTTCGGTGCTGCAGTGGGCTTCTCTCTGGTATTGATTCTGTTCGCCGCCATGCGTGAGCGCATCGCCGTGGCAGATGTGCCCCTGCCGTTTCGCGGTGCCGCCATCAGCATGATCACCGCGGGCCTGATTTCACTGGCGTTCCTTGGCTTTACCGGCCTGGTACAGATCTGA
- the rsxD gene encoding electron transport complex subunit RsxD, with amino-acid sequence MIHASSPFTHKPISTSQVMQTVLLATLPGLATLTWFFGWGSLIQLVIASVTALMCEAAIMKLRKRPVSFYLKDASALVTAWLLALSLPGYAPWWLTVLGTAFAIIFAKQLYGGMGYNPFNPAMIGYALLLIALPVPMTQWAASANLTTPPSFAEGLHLIFQGSLALPDAITSATPLDVIRHKGSLTNEEVWQHNADLNSAWPTWIWLSLSWVLGGLYMLYRRVITWHIPVSLLAALLIISGLFYAGDTSNFSSPIFHLMAGATMFGAFFIATDPVTAATSNKGKLIYGAGIGILLYVIRTWGNYPDAMAFGVLLMNLAAPFLDYYTQPRTYGHKKARRGLPKKG; translated from the coding sequence ATGATTCACGCAAGCTCACCATTTACCCATAAGCCGATCAGCACGTCACAGGTCATGCAGACAGTGCTGCTGGCGACCCTGCCCGGTCTGGCCACTCTGACCTGGTTCTTTGGCTGGGGAAGCCTGATCCAGCTGGTGATCGCCTCCGTCACCGCTCTGATGTGCGAAGCCGCCATCATGAAGCTGCGTAAACGGCCTGTAAGTTTCTATCTGAAAGATGCCAGCGCGCTGGTGACAGCCTGGCTACTGGCACTGTCCCTACCCGGCTATGCGCCCTGGTGGCTGACCGTACTGGGGACCGCCTTTGCCATTATCTTTGCCAAGCAACTCTATGGCGGCATGGGCTACAACCCTTTCAACCCCGCTATGATCGGGTACGCCCTGCTGCTGATTGCCCTGCCTGTTCCCATGACGCAATGGGCTGCCTCAGCCAACCTGACCACCCCACCGAGCTTTGCCGAAGGCCTGCATCTGATCTTTCAGGGCAGCCTTGCGTTACCCGACGCCATCACTTCCGCCACGCCACTGGATGTCATCCGCCACAAAGGCAGTCTGACCAATGAAGAGGTATGGCAACACAACGCTGATCTGAACAGCGCCTGGCCCACCTGGATCTGGCTCAGTCTGTCGTGGGTACTGGGTGGCCTGTACATGCTGTATCGCCGCGTGATCACCTGGCATATCCCGGTCAGTCTGCTGGCTGCCCTGCTGATCATTTCCGGCCTGTTCTACGCAGGTGACACCAGCAATTTCAGCAGTCCGATATTCCATCTGATGGCCGGCGCCACCATGTTCGGGGCATTCTTTATTGCCACCGACCCGGTGACCGCCGCGACCAGCAACAAGGGTAAGCTGATCTATGGCGCAGGCATCGGTATTCTGCTTTATGTTATCCGCACCTGGGGTAACTACCCCGATGCCATGGCCTTTGGTGTGCTGCTGATGAACCTGGCGGCCCCTTTCCTCGACTACTACACCCAACCGCGCACCTACGGCCACAAGAAAGCCAGACGCGGCCTGCCGAAAAAAGGGTAA
- a CDS encoding electron transport complex subunit E: MSDFKEITLQGLWKNNPALVQLLGLCPLLAVSASVVNALGLGLATMAVLTSSNLVVSLIRNQVTDAIRLPAFVMIIASLTTCVELLMQGFTYELYEILGIFIPLIVTNCVILGRADAFASKNGVLASAWDGFTMSLGFTLVLVLLGGIRELIGQGTLFNQMELLFGPMAAHWKIVVFHNYPGFLFAVLPPGAFVALGLLISLKNIIDRHLKERAAQAHSHTDTASTGSKRVRVTGHVE; the protein is encoded by the coding sequence ATGAGTGATTTCAAGGAAATTACCCTGCAGGGGTTGTGGAAGAACAACCCTGCGCTGGTGCAGCTGCTGGGCCTGTGCCCCTTGCTGGCAGTATCGGCATCAGTCGTCAATGCCCTCGGTCTGGGCCTCGCCACCATGGCGGTGCTGACCAGCTCCAATCTGGTGGTGTCGCTGATTAGGAATCAGGTAACGGACGCCATCCGTCTGCCCGCCTTCGTGATGATCATCGCCTCCCTTACGACCTGCGTAGAGCTGCTGATGCAGGGGTTCACCTATGAGCTGTATGAGATTCTCGGCATTTTCATTCCGCTGATCGTGACCAACTGTGTCATTCTTGGCCGCGCAGATGCCTTTGCCAGCAAGAATGGTGTACTGGCATCCGCCTGGGATGGCTTCACCATGAGCCTGGGCTTTACGCTGGTGCTGGTGCTTCTCGGTGGTATTCGTGAGCTGATTGGTCAGGGTACCCTGTTCAATCAGATGGAGCTGCTGTTTGGTCCCATGGCCGCACACTGGAAGATCGTGGTGTTCCATAACTACCCAGGCTTCTTGTTCGCGGTGCTGCCACCCGGCGCCTTTGTCGCTTTAGGCCTGCTGATTTCTCTGAAAAACATTATCGACCGGCATCTGAAAGAGCGGGCAGCACAAGCCCATAGTCATACAGACACCGCCAGCACCGGTAGCAAACGTGTGCGCGTCACCGGCCATGTCGAGTGA